The nucleotide sequence gcagcgcaggaAGCACCGTACGCTGGCGTGCAGACAATGCAAGTCTTCGAAGCTCGCGCGACGGTGCATGCCTGGGGGAGCGAGTGCGACTACTCACGAGGGGGCGTGGGTACGCACCggtggctggtgctgcgcgcaaGTGTGCCTCACCTCTGAGGCCACTGCTCGAACGCCGGTGCGTCGCCGCTTGGGGCGACGGACGATGccgttgcagctgctcgtAGCGAGTGAGGAGGTCATCCATAGCCATCCGAAGCTGCTCATTCGTCCTCAAAGCTGACTCGCGTTCCGCTTTCAGCTTGTCCACTGTCACCAGTAGAGCAGCTCGGTGTGTCTGCTCTTCCTTGATGTCAGCAcgcagcttcgccacctcCATGTTTATCTTCGACTCTCGCTGGCTGGAGAGCTCCTTTTCAGTGGCTATCATTTGCTCCAGCTCGCGTCGAAAGCCGCCAAGGTCCttcttgctgccgctgagggTATCCTCTAGCTGTGTCCGCTCTTCGCGAGCCTTGCGCAGTAGCTCGAGCAGAtccgcctccctcttacGGTGTGACCCACGCTCCTGCTCCATCTGACGCTCCATGTCCAGCTTGTACCGCTCGTGAGCCTGTAGTGCCACCTCATACTGATCTTGGTGAAAGTCACGGTCTTGCTCGAGAGAGCGAATCTTGCTCTGAAGCGCTTGCAACGCTAGCACAATGGACTTCGTGTCTCCGACGGTGATGCTGAGACCGGAACGCTGGAGGCTGCTCACACCACTCTCTGCCGTGGACTGTGTAGCGCTCATCTCCTAGCAAGGTAtgcgaaagggggagaagaagaaataTCCACCAAAGACTGCGCgctgtggagaaggcgagacTTGTACGCAAAGACGCCGGCAACAcagtggagggaggggggcacacgGCAGAAGGGTGTATCCGAGTAGTTGTACAGggagagacgcagagaaTAGAGCGCCCACCAATCACTCTTTGActcagaggaaagaggagaaaagcagCGACGCATACGCGTTACGGTATGACTTCGAAGCGTGGCAATGAAGGTACGCACGCAGAGACGCAGAACACAATCTACGGGTAGGTGCGCGGGGAACTGTGCCTTGGAGGGTGGTGCACGTACACCTACTCCTCGAACCTGTTTGGTGCTCCGTGTGCCTGTatagggggtgggtgggtccAGTGGCTACGCCGTGGTGTGATGTATCTAGaacagaaaggaaaaggaaaaatcTAAGCGCTGTGTGCGTTTACTGTTTGCTCTTGTTGTTTTTCCCTTGGAATCGGGCCCGTTACACGCTTTCGGCGCCGAAGCCGTtggcggagaggggagaaggagtgggggtggaggggagcgGAGGTACCCGCAGTAACGAGCACAGCGAGTCGATACGAGAGGTGAACGAAAATGAGGCATCGAGGGAAATCGTTGACAAGAACGGTGAAGAACACAAAAGACGTGGAAGTGCAGAAAAAAGTCAACGGCGTGGCAGTCTCCAACGCTAACAATGCTACAAGGAAACACCATTGAGACCGCACTCAACGACGTTGCGATGGGCATGAAGAATTTCGGCCGCAGCGTTGATGTGCCACCGCCCACATGCACAGAGACAGCAGAGACCGTGGGACTCAGGTCCAGCTATCCTGGGCCCCACACCAATGGCACTTCACATACACGAGAGCAGTAGCGTAGGCGTGGGTATCGGTAAGCCATCATGACGCTATCACAGACGTGCACAACAGAGTGAAcactctcgctctccgcTGGGTCGTTCACCTcagcttgtgtgtgtgtgtgtgtgtgcgtgtgttgctTGTTTCTTTTAAGTTTAGCAAGTGAAGATCTAACGTCCGCATCCAAACAATTCACAACaacaggcagagaaggaagaagcaaataaaaaagaaaggaactAAGCGGAAGGAGAGTAGCTGAAGTGGAAAACGTGGTGCAAGAGCACGGCATCAGCCCGTGAGGCATTTTCGACAACAAtgctgctgcccctcccctccccccccccaacatCTCCACGTGCCAGTTCATACGTGCACGCGTCTTTAAAGAAGAAGTGCGCTCTAGAGAAGTGGAAGAAAAATCGAAGGCGGCAGAAGAGCCCGTCACGACGTGGCTTCTCGTAGGGGGGAGCATCCGTTAGCATGCCCCGTTTGACTTCTGCCGCAGTCCATGTCCTCTCACCATgtagaaaaaaagaaaaaaaatcgAGGGTGCATTCGCATATGCGTGAGTGCCAGCCTGCCCGAAGAGTCCGAGAGCGAAGCCGCTCACCACCGCGCGCGGCAAGTCGCAGATGCACAGAACGACAGGtacgagaggggggggggaagggagacgAAGACGCGCCGTGCACcacagagaagcaaaggCATTTTTTTCCTGCTACACTTCTTCAGTCgtgagaagcagcgccgcttaGATGTGTGCTACCCGTCGCGCCACTGCTCGCTCCATAGCAAAGTCGAGAAACTGCGCCAGGACCTTCTTGCCCTTTGCCAGCCCGCGCAAGGCCTCAGCGGCCTCCAGATCTGATGCGAAGGCGCGCATCGCGTAGGATCGAAGTATCAGAAGTGACGCATCAAAGGTGCTGCGGAGCGGTTCGGCACCTTTGATGACGGTCGAGCACCCTGTCAGCGCAGCCGCTTCGCGCAGCATCCACCACATCTCCTCGGCATTCGCCGTCACGTAGTCCATTGCAAGTGCGATGCCCACCAGCATAGACAACACTTCCTCCG is from Leishmania panamensis strain MHOM/PA/94/PSC-1 chromosome 35 sequence and encodes:
- a CDS encoding hypothetical protein (TriTrypDB/GeneDB-style sysID: LpmP.35.1600) is translated as MSATQSTAESGVSSLQRSGLSITVGDTKSIVLALQALQSKIRSLEQDRDFHQDQYEVALQAHERYKLDMERQMEQERGSHRKREADLLELLRKAREERTQLEDTLSGSKKDLGGFRRELEQMIATEKELSSQRESKINMEVAKLRADIKEEQTHRAALLVTVDKLKAERESALRTNEQLRMAMDDLLTRYEQLQRHRPSPQAATHRRSSSGLRGEAHLRAAPATGAYPRPLVSSRTRSPRHAPSRELRRLALSARQRTVLPALHHNYEDPTCNSILRDVRVVPDEAPPCPYPSVNSSLHQPQPDTVGTTGRANTARSRQALLTQTTATPSRSGRSSVARRPSESGVAGPSEHHIRAINEVEAQLRKELEALQHRYDDTIERGASEEVPREVLAAALQRISALIEQKKEQLKLLKEARMELDGAASLYAARGATTTVNGGGDGSPSTWATQNKHTRRTLLVNELRSLLAESAKTT